A genomic region of Globicephala melas chromosome 9, mGloMel1.2, whole genome shotgun sequence contains the following coding sequences:
- the LOC115860926 gene encoding cytochrome c oxidase assembly factor 1 homolog isoform X5: MSVPLGKQLFFTGVAASGGCALLYYLIQKTFSRASYYQLALEHLHSHPEALEALGTPLNVHYLRLTDKYNFVDIADAKLKIPVSGPKSEGYVYVTSSRDAPFKRWNLQEVFLELKDGQQIPLFKPSGENSNELKKE; this comes from the exons ATGTCAGTGCCTCTGGGGAAACAGCTCTTTTTTACCGGCGTGGCGGCTAGCGGGGGCTGCGCCCTTTTGTACTACCTGATACAGA AAACTTTTTCCAGGGCTTCCTATTACCAGTTGGCGTTGGAGCATCTGCACAGCCACCCTGAGGCACTGGAAGCTCTGGGCACTCCTCTCAACGTTCACTATCTCCGACTCACCGACAAGTACAACTTTGTGGACATTGCTGATGCAAAG TTGAAGATTCCTGTCTCTGGACCCAAGTCAGAGGGCTATGTCTATGTCACCTCATCCAGAGATGCCCCCTTTAAGAG GTGGAACCTTCAGGAGGTCTTCTTAGAGCTCAAGGATGGCCAGCAGATTCCCCTGTTCAAGCCCAGTGGGGAGAACAGCAATGAGCTGAAAAAGGAGTGA